A genomic window from Trichocoleus desertorum ATA4-8-CV12 includes:
- the hemJ gene encoding protoporphyrinogen oxidase HemJ: MAYFWFKAFHIIGVVVWFAGLFYLVRLFIYHVEAEEKPEPARSILQQQYALMEKRLYNIITTPGMAVTVAMAIGMLYTQPDLLRDRWLHIKLAFVAILLVYHHYCGRLLKQLDRGECKWNSRQLRALNEAPTLLLVVIVMLAVFKNNLPTDATAWVVVGLVITMAATIQLYAKIRRKNEEKMAAAAQTTDNSLPANS, translated from the coding sequence ATGGCTTATTTCTGGTTTAAAGCATTTCATATCATTGGCGTTGTAGTTTGGTTCGCCGGACTTTTCTATTTAGTACGTTTATTCATCTATCACGTAGAGGCAGAAGAGAAGCCAGAACCTGCTCGTTCCATTTTGCAGCAGCAGTACGCCTTGATGGAAAAGCGCCTGTACAACATCATCACCACGCCCGGAATGGCAGTAACGGTGGCAATGGCGATCGGGATGCTCTATACCCAACCTGACCTTTTGCGCGATCGCTGGTTGCACATCAAATTGGCATTCGTCGCCATCTTGTTGGTCTATCACCACTACTGCGGTCGTCTGCTCAAGCAACTAGACAGGGGCGAGTGTAAGTGGAACAGTCGGCAGTTGCGAGCCTTAAATGAAGCACCAACACTCCTCCTAGTCGTGATCGTGATGTTGGCGGTCTTCAAAAACAACTTACCTACCGATGCTACGGCTTGGGTGGTTGTCGGATTAGTGATTACAATGGCCGCAACCATCCAGCTTTACGCCAAAATCCGCCGCAAAAACGAAGAGAAAATGGCTGCCGCTGCGCAAACAACGGACAACTCTTTACCTGCTAATTCTTAA
- a CDS encoding IS4 family transposase: MHQVTLLRDALRPHLAWHGARLSFLAAFLIALLRVKTINFAELATAFSGKAQTDSHYKRLQRFFRHYAIDYAEIAQAVVALMGIPEPWVLSLDRTQWQFGEHTFNILMLGVVHEGIAFPVVWCLLDKPGNSNTDERIEWFNQFLERFGERELACLTADREFIGKDWFSYLLQEPRTPFRIRIRHNHIMGKGRQRFKVSAVFQALQPGQHQVLRHKRQLWGHWLYIAALRLDDGTLLVVATQAAPQSAITDYAKRWGIETLFGIFKSRGFCLESTHLSDGERLNKLLALLSLALCWVILTGEWLHEIRPLAIKKHGRRAKSIFRYGFDHLRHIVLNLEQKMNEFQNVLQFLSCT; this comes from the coding sequence ATGCATCAGGTTACTCTACTTCGCGATGCCTTGCGTCCCCACCTCGCTTGGCATGGAGCCAGACTAAGTTTTCTAGCCGCTTTCCTAATCGCTCTGCTGCGAGTTAAAACCATCAACTTTGCTGAACTCGCCACGGCCTTCAGTGGCAAGGCCCAAACCGACTCGCATTACAAACGACTCCAGCGGTTTTTCCGCCACTATGCCATCGATTATGCTGAGATCGCCCAGGCAGTGGTAGCTCTCATGGGCATTCCTGAACCGTGGGTGCTCTCCCTGGACCGGACGCAGTGGCAATTTGGGGAGCACACCTTCAACATTCTGATGCTGGGTGTAGTTCATGAAGGCATCGCCTTTCCTGTCGTCTGGTGCCTCCTCGATAAGCCCGGCAATTCCAACACCGATGAACGCATCGAGTGGTTCAACCAGTTTCTGGAACGCTTCGGAGAGCGGGAGCTTGCCTGCCTAACCGCAGACCGAGAGTTCATCGGCAAAGACTGGTTTAGCTACTTGTTGCAAGAGCCACGAACCCCCTTTCGCATCCGCATCCGTCACAATCACATCATGGGCAAAGGCCGTCAACGTTTCAAGGTCAGTGCCGTCTTTCAAGCCCTTCAGCCTGGACAGCATCAGGTGCTGCGGCATAAACGACAATTGTGGGGACATTGGCTCTACATCGCAGCATTGCGGTTGGACGATGGTACCCTGCTGGTGGTTGCAACTCAGGCTGCTCCTCAGTCCGCAATTACAGATTATGCCAAGCGCTGGGGAATTGAAACTTTGTTTGGCATTTTCAAGAGCCGAGGGTTCTGCTTGGAATCCACCCACCTCAGCGATGGGGAGCGACTCAATAAGCTGCTGGCGCTGCTCTCCTTAGCGCTGTGCTGGGTGATCCTCACCGGAGAATGGCTCCATGAAATCAGACCATTGGCGATCAAAAAGCATGGACGTAGAGCCAAGAGTATTTTCCGCTATGGTTTTGACCATCTCCGTCATATTGTTCTTAACTTGGAGCAGAAAATGAATGAGTTTCAGAATGTTCTACAATTTTTGTCCTGTACTTAG
- a CDS encoding Nif3-like dinuclear metal center hexameric protein produces MKVADLVTWFEAWANPSWQESWDNCGWQVEPGVLDQAAYVLVCLTPTLSVMQEAIALRQAGIPVNLIFAHHPLIFGPLKSLQKGDPISDMVRLSFTHQISIYTAHTNFDQVNHGTADVLAEVLDLNQVAPIVPTQNGFGYGRVGLLDPALSLQDLLARIQAQLAPPNLIFSPTANLHQPIHKVAVLGGSGASYISAVVKTGAQAYLTSDCKFHQFQESRDRGLILIDAGHYATERPACARLVEKLRVLGLEWVQLSSEDEDFRQFYHHCVS; encoded by the coding sequence ATGAAAGTTGCAGATTTAGTGACCTGGTTTGAAGCTTGGGCCAATCCAAGTTGGCAGGAAAGTTGGGATAACTGTGGTTGGCAAGTAGAACCAGGGGTTCTCGATCAAGCCGCCTACGTTTTAGTCTGCCTCACCCCAACGCTAAGCGTGATGCAAGAGGCGATCGCGCTCCGTCAGGCAGGGATTCCAGTCAATTTGATCTTTGCCCACCATCCCTTGATTTTTGGCCCTCTCAAGTCCTTGCAAAAAGGCGATCCCATCAGTGATATGGTTCGCCTATCGTTTACCCACCAAATCAGCATTTACACGGCTCACACCAACTTTGACCAGGTGAATCATGGTACAGCAGATGTCTTAGCCGAAGTTCTGGATCTGAACCAGGTTGCTCCCATTGTGCCGACTCAAAACGGCTTTGGTTACGGGCGAGTCGGGTTGCTCGATCCAGCTCTTTCTTTACAAGATCTGCTAGCCCGCATTCAAGCGCAGTTAGCCCCACCTAACTTGATTTTCTCGCCCACTGCTAATCTGCACCAACCAATTCATAAGGTAGCCGTTTTGGGTGGCTCAGGAGCTAGCTATATCTCCGCTGTGGTCAAGACTGGAGCGCAAGCTTACCTCACCTCAGATTGTAAGTTTCACCAGTTTCAAGAGAGTCGCGATCGCGGCCTAATTCTGATCGATGCGGGACATTACGCCACCGAACGTCCAGCCTGTGCTCGCCTAGTCGAAAAATTGCGGGTACTGGGGCTGGAATGGGTGCAACTCAGCAGCGAGGATGAGGATTTTCGTCAGTTCTACCATCATTGTGTCTCCTGA
- a CDS encoding LCP family protein gives MPNPVASAPFPKRTTLAKRLFWSFAFVLTTTVSASIGATVALLAPVAPPSTSDAQNVSLNNLWQKGLQYKISRPVNILVMGIDRVPGMTGNSPEVFEGRSDTMLLLRVDPKTKSVSMLSIPRDTQVEIPEIGITKINQANASGGPALTARVVSRHLNNVPIDRYVRVSTDAFREIVDLLGGVDVFVPTPMFYEDQTQKLRIDLAQGWQTLDGEQAEGFARFRNDAYGDIGRVQRQQALIKALRDRLTSPSVLPRLPKAIRIMRKYIDTNLTLEEMLSLIGFGLGLERDQFKMVMLPGRFSQADEYISSYWIMDDQGRDRVMREFFKIDAAGLALDSQYHLASDTAPQGLRIAIQNASGQPELGSRVAEILENQGFPNVYIVQDWPDHQRQTQIIVQQGDLEGAAVLKKAIGLGNIEATSTGDLESDLTIRIGEDWLQKGI, from the coding sequence ATGCCCAACCCGGTCGCCTCTGCCCCTTTTCCCAAACGCACAACCCTTGCCAAACGCCTCTTTTGGAGTTTTGCTTTCGTCTTAACAACCACCGTATCAGCGTCTATTGGGGCCACGGTGGCCTTGCTAGCTCCTGTGGCACCCCCCTCGACTTCTGATGCGCAAAATGTGTCGCTAAACAACCTGTGGCAAAAAGGGCTACAGTACAAAATCTCTCGCCCGGTCAACATTTTAGTGATGGGGATCGATCGCGTTCCGGGGATGACGGGAAACTCACCAGAGGTTTTCGAGGGTCGCAGTGACACGATGTTACTATTGCGGGTTGATCCAAAAACCAAGTCAGTTAGTATGCTGTCGATCCCTAGAGACACTCAGGTAGAGATTCCTGAAATCGGGATCACCAAAATCAACCAAGCGAATGCCAGTGGTGGCCCTGCTTTAACTGCGCGAGTGGTCAGCCGTCACTTAAATAATGTGCCGATTGACCGCTACGTGCGCGTCAGCACTGATGCTTTCCGTGAGATTGTAGACTTGCTGGGCGGTGTGGATGTCTTTGTACCCACGCCAATGTTCTATGAAGATCAGACCCAGAAGCTCAGAATTGACTTGGCTCAGGGCTGGCAAACTCTAGATGGAGAACAAGCCGAAGGGTTTGCTCGGTTTCGTAACGATGCGTATGGTGACATTGGCCGAGTCCAGCGCCAGCAAGCTTTGATCAAGGCACTACGCGATCGCCTAACCAGCCCCAGTGTGCTACCCCGTCTGCCTAAAGCGATCCGAATTATGCGGAAGTACATTGACACCAACCTCACTTTGGAAGAAATGTTGTCGCTAATCGGCTTTGGTCTTGGGCTAGAGCGCGATCAATTCAAGATGGTGATGTTGCCAGGTCGCTTTAGCCAAGCCGATGAATATATTTCTAGCTACTGGATCATGGACGATCAGGGGCGCGATCGCGTCATGCGGGAATTTTTCAAAATCGATGCTGCCGGATTAGCCCTAGATAGCCAATACCACCTAGCGTCTGATACCGCTCCCCAAGGCTTGCGGATCGCCATTCAAAATGCCTCTGGGCAACCTGAACTGGGTAGCCGCGTGGCTGAAATTCTAGAAAACCAAGGCTTCCCCAATGTCTACATTGTGCAAGACTGGCCCGACCATCAGCGCCAAACCCAAATTATTGTGCAGCAAGGTGACTTAGAGGGGGCAGCAGTCCTCAAAAAGGCGATCGGCTTGGGCAACATTGAAGCGACTTCTACCGGAGATTTAGAATCCGACCTCACCATTCGCATCGGGGAAGATTGGCTGCAAAAAGGCATCTAG
- a CDS encoding AAA family ATPase, whose protein sequence is MQITDDLQKLLKILPSEIQQILEQHPERDRLVEVVLDLGRRPEARFPHGAEYLSEQMVTRTQIQDCIDRLGDFGGDNRAGIEQTLHRISAIRNRSGEIVGLTCRVGRAIFGTIAMIRDLVETGQSILMLGRPGVGKTTALREIARVLADDLNKRVVIIDSSNEIAGDGDIPHPAIGRARRMQVARPELQHQVMIEAVENHMPEVIVIDEIGTELEALAARTIAERGVQLVGTAHGNQIENLIKNPTLSDLVGGIQSVTLGDEEAKRRGSQKSVLERKAPPTFDIAVEMLERQRWVVHETVADSVDALLRGRQPNPEIRTINDEGQVIITREVPSLSPLRRPNAPTGNASFSKTSSQNTGQLLSFPQKLSRSKNLAELDSGLIPEEALELSSHQPLRLYLYGTGRQQLEQVIGMLNLPVVLVDALGDAEAILALRSHLRKHANLQHLAQAHDIPIYAIKSNSTPQIIRTLRQVLGMPGLEAIAEPDFDLEAEQNDEGDEMDAMEEARLAVEQIVLPKGQPVELLPRASHIRKMQHELVEHYQLQSSSFGSEPHRRLRIYPA, encoded by the coding sequence ATGCAAATTACAGATGATCTCCAGAAACTGTTAAAGATTTTGCCTTCGGAGATTCAACAGATTTTAGAACAACATCCAGAGCGCGATCGCCTCGTTGAAGTGGTTTTAGACTTGGGGCGGCGTCCTGAAGCACGATTCCCTCATGGAGCCGAGTACCTTTCTGAGCAGATGGTAACTCGAACTCAAATTCAGGACTGTATCGATCGCTTGGGTGACTTTGGCGGAGACAACCGGGCAGGCATTGAGCAAACCTTGCATCGCATTAGTGCCATCAGAAACCGCTCTGGTGAGATTGTCGGCTTAACCTGTCGGGTGGGCCGCGCGATTTTTGGCACGATCGCCATGATTCGAGATCTGGTAGAAACAGGCCAGTCAATTCTAATGTTGGGTCGTCCAGGGGTCGGCAAAACCACAGCCTTGCGCGAAATTGCGCGGGTTCTGGCAGATGATTTGAATAAGCGAGTCGTGATCATTGACAGCTCCAATGAAATTGCGGGCGATGGCGATATCCCTCACCCCGCGATCGGTCGGGCTAGACGGATGCAAGTCGCTCGTCCTGAACTGCAACATCAAGTGATGATTGAGGCGGTGGAGAACCACATGCCAGAAGTAATCGTGATTGATGAGATCGGTACAGAGCTAGAGGCCCTTGCAGCTCGCACGATCGCAGAGCGGGGAGTCCAGCTAGTCGGGACAGCTCACGGTAATCAAATCGAGAACTTGATCAAAAACCCCACACTCTCTGATCTGGTAGGTGGGATTCAATCTGTGACGCTGGGAGATGAGGAAGCCAAACGCCGAGGCAGCCAAAAGAGTGTCTTAGAGCGCAAAGCTCCCCCAACTTTCGACATTGCGGTAGAGATGCTAGAGCGTCAGCGGTGGGTCGTGCATGAAACAGTGGCAGACAGCGTGGATGCCTTGCTCCGAGGCCGTCAACCTAACCCTGAAATCAGAACCATCAATGACGAAGGACAGGTGATCATTACGCGAGAAGTGCCCAGCCTTTCGCCTCTGAGACGGCCTAATGCGCCCACTGGGAATGCTTCATTTAGTAAGACCAGTAGCCAAAATACAGGACAACTCCTGTCTTTTCCCCAGAAGCTATCTAGGAGTAAAAATTTGGCAGAACTTGATAGTGGGCTAATCCCTGAAGAGGCTTTAGAGCTATCGAGTCATCAACCGCTACGGCTTTACCTCTACGGCACAGGTCGTCAGCAGTTGGAGCAAGTCATAGGGATGCTGAATTTGCCAGTGGTACTAGTCGATGCACTGGGAGATGCCGAAGCGATCTTGGCGTTGCGATCGCACTTGAGAAAGCATGCCAACTTACAACACCTAGCCCAAGCGCACGACATCCCAATCTACGCCATTAAATCCAACAGTACTCCTCAAATTATCCGTACTTTACGCCAAGTGCTGGGGATGCCAGGGTTAGAGGCGATCGCTGAACCTGATTTTGATCTAGAGGCGGAGCAAAATGATGAAGGTGACGAAATGGATGCTATGGAAGAAGCCAGATTGGCAGTAGAACAAATTGTGCTGCCTAAAGGTCAACCTGTAGAGTTGTTGCCTCGCGCCTCCCATATCCGCAAGATGCAACATGAGTTAGTAGAGCACTACCAACTCCAGTCCAGCAGCTTCGGCTCTGAACCGCATCGTCGTTTACGGATCTATCCAGCGTAG
- a CDS encoding HNH endonuclease → MATIPASLRRLVIQRANHRCEYCGISQLGQVATFHIDHIIPEVAGGETTSENLALACVSCSLRKGARQALKDVETGKIVSVFNPRQQVWEDHFAWSGVQVVGLTAIGRATVQALDLNRATMLAIRGEEELLGRHPPP, encoded by the coding sequence ATGGCAACGATTCCAGCTTCTCTTCGTCGATTAGTAATTCAACGGGCTAATCACCGTTGCGAGTACTGTGGAATATCTCAACTTGGGCAAGTTGCAACTTTCCATATTGACCACATTATCCCTGAAGTAGCAGGTGGCGAAACCACTTCAGAAAATTTGGCTCTTGCCTGTGTTTCCTGTTCTCTTCGTAAAGGCGCACGGCAAGCTCTTAAGGATGTAGAGACGGGTAAAATTGTCTCCGTTTTTAATCCTCGTCAACAGGTATGGGAAGACCACTTTGCTTGGAGTGGTGTACAAGTTGTTGGGTTAACAGCTATAGGTCGAGCGACAGTGCAGGCCCTTGACCTAAATCGAGCCACAATGTTGGCGATTCGGGGAGAAGAGGAGTTGCTAGGTCGTCATCCACCACCATAA
- the treS gene encoding maltose alpha-D-glucosyltransferase: MQRSVIKDEPLWFKNAIIYEVPVRAFADSNGDGIGDFRGLTEKLDYLQDLGVTALWVLPFFPSPLKDDGYDIADYTNVNPIYGTLEDFQEFLAAAHQRGIRVIIELIVNHTSDQHPWFQRARRAPKGSVERDFYVWSDTPEKYQEARIIFQDFETSNWAWDPIAKAYYWHRFYSHQPDLNYDNPAVRQAVFEVLDFWLSMGVDGLRMDAVPYLYEREGTNCENLPETHDFLKQMRQYVDERHPNRMLLAEANQWPEDAAAYYGDGDECHMNFHFPLMPRLFMSLRMEDSFPIIDILHQTPSIPDNCQWGLFLRNHDELTLEMVTDEDRDYMYRVYAQDRDMRVNLGIRRRLAPLLGNDRRQIELLNSLLLALPGTPVLYYGDEIGMGDNVYVGDRNGVRTPMQWSADRNAGFSRANPQRLYLPIIVDSEYHYEAINVEAQRANPNSLWHWMKRLMATRKRFQALGRGSFELLHPDNRKVLAFIRTYEDESIVVIVNLSRFVQTVEIDLSAFDGMMPVEIFGRTQFPPITDSPYFLSVGPYAFYWFTLQPQPSALPAPKSQAELPTLMVQGEWQMVLSQRDSRDNLESVLASYLYTCRWFVSNAQTVQSVQIKEAIAIPFQDREARLLCVQVQYIQGESDTYLLPLGYAEGDQAIHLLADSPQLVVARLHIAGKDDIGVLFDATADKNFLTALLDAVAKNQRYPGMAGELAATATDIFAPLTADVSPLEPTLMKGEHNNTSIIYGDRLILKLFRKIEEGINPDLEIGIFLEEKKCLEHFASVAGALEYRQRNKEPMTFGRLQEFVLDTRSGWDYTLDSLRDYFDHALIQPEAIKEISFPSDSLSDWQKTEVPDSHLSTIGSYLANVKLLAQRTAELHSALASDPENASFAPEPFSTFYQRSIYQYARNLTGKVFRLLKQNLGTLSADTQPLAQSVCDLQDKALDCFQLILNQKITAMRTRCHGDYHLGQVLYTGKDFIIIDFEGEPNRTLSERRMKRSPLRDVAGMLQSFYYAANQALRNEIEGGLIHADNLALMEQWTEFWHTSVSATFLNTYLATAAQHPFVPQTEQELQVLLNAYLLEKAVYSLGHDLNHYPDQVEISLQRLFQLINAG, translated from the coding sequence GTGCAACGTTCAGTGATCAAAGATGAACCTCTGTGGTTTAAGAACGCGATCATCTATGAGGTGCCAGTTCGGGCCTTTGCTGATAGTAACGGAGATGGTATTGGTGACTTTCGGGGTCTGACAGAGAAACTAGACTATTTACAAGACTTAGGCGTCACTGCCCTTTGGGTGCTGCCGTTCTTTCCTTCGCCACTCAAAGACGATGGCTACGATATTGCTGACTACACCAACGTCAACCCGATCTATGGCACCCTAGAAGACTTTCAGGAGTTTTTGGCAGCGGCGCATCAGCGGGGAATTCGGGTCATTATTGAGCTGATTGTTAACCATACTTCTGACCAGCATCCCTGGTTTCAGCGGGCTCGGCGGGCTCCTAAAGGTAGTGTAGAGCGGGACTTTTACGTTTGGAGTGATACGCCAGAGAAATACCAGGAAGCTCGGATTATTTTTCAGGATTTTGAGACTTCTAACTGGGCTTGGGACCCGATCGCCAAGGCTTACTACTGGCACCGTTTCTACTCCCACCAGCCTGACTTGAACTACGACAACCCAGCTGTTCGGCAAGCTGTATTTGAGGTATTGGATTTCTGGCTCAGCATGGGTGTCGATGGCCTGCGAATGGACGCCGTACCTTATCTCTACGAGCGCGAAGGTACTAACTGTGAGAATTTGCCAGAAACCCATGACTTTCTGAAGCAAATGCGGCAATATGTGGACGAAAGACATCCGAACCGGATGCTGCTAGCAGAGGCTAACCAGTGGCCAGAAGATGCAGCGGCTTACTATGGCGATGGGGATGAGTGCCATATGAACTTCCACTTCCCCCTGATGCCCCGCTTGTTTATGTCGTTGCGGATGGAAGACAGCTTCCCGATTATCGACATTTTGCATCAGACGCCCTCCATTCCAGATAACTGCCAGTGGGGATTGTTCCTCCGCAACCATGATGAATTAACGCTAGAAATGGTGACGGACGAAGACCGCGACTATATGTATCGCGTCTATGCCCAAGACCGTGACATGCGGGTGAATTTAGGAATTCGGCGGCGCTTAGCTCCCTTGCTAGGCAACGATCGCCGTCAAATTGAATTGCTCAATAGCTTGCTGCTTGCCCTCCCAGGAACTCCGGTGCTCTATTACGGAGATGAGATCGGTATGGGGGATAACGTCTATGTGGGCGATCGCAATGGTGTGCGCACTCCGATGCAATGGAGCGCCGATCGCAATGCTGGATTTAGCCGCGCCAATCCCCAGCGGTTGTATTTACCCATTATTGTCGATTCAGAATATCATTACGAAGCGATTAATGTGGAAGCGCAACGAGCTAACCCTAACTCGCTTTGGCATTGGATGAAGCGGTTAATGGCGACTCGCAAGCGCTTTCAAGCCTTAGGACGGGGTAGTTTTGAGCTGCTGCATCCGGATAACCGGAAGGTCTTGGCCTTTATCCGTACTTATGAAGACGAATCGATCGTAGTCATTGTCAATCTATCCCGCTTTGTGCAAACTGTAGAAATTGATCTCTCGGCCTTTGATGGCATGATGCCTGTGGAGATCTTTGGTCGCACTCAGTTTCCCCCAATCACCGACTCTCCTTACTTCCTGAGTGTCGGGCCTTACGCCTTCTATTGGTTCACGCTTCAACCTCAACCCAGCGCCTTACCAGCACCCAAATCTCAAGCTGAGCTACCAACCCTGATGGTTCAGGGAGAATGGCAGATGGTGTTGTCCCAACGCGATTCACGGGATAACTTAGAATCGGTGCTAGCGAGTTATCTATATACCTGTCGTTGGTTTGTCAGCAACGCGCAAACGGTGCAATCGGTTCAGATTAAGGAGGCGATCGCGATTCCGTTTCAGGATCGAGAGGCGCGTCTCCTTTGTGTGCAAGTGCAGTACATCCAAGGAGAGTCAGATACCTATTTGCTGCCTCTGGGTTATGCGGAAGGAGACCAAGCGATCCATTTGTTGGCGGATAGCCCCCAGCTAGTAGTGGCTCGGCTGCACATTGCTGGCAAAGATGATATTGGCGTTTTATTTGATGCCACAGCTGACAAAAATTTCCTCACGGCTCTTCTGGATGCAGTTGCGAAAAATCAACGCTATCCAGGGATGGCAGGAGAATTGGCGGCTACAGCAACCGACATCTTCGCTCCTCTAACGGCTGACGTTTCTCCGCTAGAACCAACGTTGATGAAAGGAGAGCACAATAACACCTCGATTATTTATGGCGATCGCTTGATTTTGAAGCTGTTCCGTAAAATCGAAGAAGGCATTAACCCTGATCTGGAAATTGGGATCTTTTTGGAGGAGAAAAAGTGCTTAGAGCATTTCGCTTCGGTGGCGGGAGCCTTGGAGTATCGCCAACGCAATAAAGAACCCATGACGTTCGGGAGATTGCAAGAATTTGTCTTAGATACCCGGAGTGGCTGGGATTACACCCTCGACAGCCTCCGTGATTACTTCGATCACGCGCTGATCCAGCCAGAGGCGATCAAAGAAATCTCCTTCCCATCTGACTCATTATCCGATTGGCAAAAAACTGAAGTGCCTGACTCTCACCTCAGCACGATTGGTTCTTATCTTGCTAATGTCAAGCTCCTAGCTCAGCGAACCGCAGAACTACATAGTGCTTTAGCTTCTGATCCAGAGAATGCCAGTTTTGCGCCAGAACCGTTCTCTACGTTCTATCAGCGCTCCATCTATCAATATGCGCGGAATTTGACAGGGAAAGTATTCCGTTTGTTAAAACAGAACTTAGGTACTTTATCTGCTGATACGCAACCGTTGGCCCAGTCTGTTTGCGATTTGCAGGATAAGGCGCTGGATTGCTTCCAGTTAATCCTCAATCAAAAGATTACCGCTATGCGGACTCGCTGCCACGGAGATTATCATCTGGGACAAGTGCTGTATACCGGAAAGGATTTCATTATTATCGATTTTGAGGGAGAACCGAATCGAACTCTCAGCGAACGCCGCATGAAGCGATCGCCTTTGCGAGATGTAGCAGGCATGTTGCAATCCTTCTATTACGCCGCTAACCAGGCCCTCCGCAATGAAATCGAAGGTGGCTTGATCCATGCAGATAACCTAGCGCTCATGGAGCAATGGACAGAATTTTGGCATACCTCTGTCAGTGCTACGTTCCTTAATACCTACCTGGCAACTGCGGCCCAGCATCCTTTTGTGCCTCAAACCGAACAGGAGCTACAGGTACTATTGAATGCCTATCTTTTAGAGAAAGCGGTCTATAGCCTCGGCCACGACCTCAACCACTATCCCGATCAAGTAGAAATTTCTCTACAGCGACTGTTCCAGTTGATTAATGCAGGTTAG
- a CDS encoding histidine kinase, which yields MPSNIKEKITQDLQQAKSTGQVRSERIRDIVKSAVSQVTSEMKQGSGELRDIVRDAISAVVETFQEKGGELKEEVTASLEGAIEGVSELRRRSISQTQSEMKQLETKLDNEEAELQQEIDRLLVDVGEADHGETSPTVKTAITSAVDSLRDSEEVSLMQKRYAQLQAQLAILRANLAARYGGRTEDIQGYLDEAKNWYDRSRPQAEALAEQVEQKRSQLEERLGDAGTAVAKKERQIRQILSELLHSAGDALREKERSNKR from the coding sequence ATGCCTAGCAATATCAAAGAGAAAATTACCCAAGATTTGCAGCAAGCCAAATCTACTGGACAGGTGCGATCGGAGCGCATTCGAGACATTGTGAAGTCAGCAGTTTCGCAAGTCACCTCTGAAATGAAGCAGGGTTCAGGCGAACTGCGGGATATCGTCAGAGATGCTATTTCTGCGGTTGTTGAAACCTTTCAAGAGAAAGGTGGTGAACTAAAAGAGGAAGTCACTGCCTCCCTAGAAGGAGCAATTGAGGGTGTGAGCGAACTCAGACGGCGATCGATCTCTCAAACTCAATCTGAGATGAAGCAACTAGAAACAAAACTAGACAACGAAGAAGCAGAACTGCAACAAGAGATCGATCGCCTGCTAGTCGATGTGGGTGAAGCAGACCACGGTGAGACCTCTCCTACAGTCAAGACAGCTATCACATCAGCAGTAGACAGCTTGCGGGATAGCGAAGAAGTCTCGTTGATGCAAAAACGCTATGCTCAACTCCAAGCCCAATTGGCGATTCTCCGAGCTAACTTAGCAGCCCGTTATGGTGGACGCACCGAGGATATCCAGGGATATTTAGACGAAGCCAAAAACTGGTATGACCGCTCTCGTCCCCAAGCTGAAGCGTTAGCTGAACAAGTAGAGCAGAAGCGATCGCAGCTAGAAGAGCGTTTGGGAGATGCAGGTACAGCCGTAGCGAAAAAAGAGCGGCAAATTCGGCAAATTCTCAGTGAGCTGCTTCACTCTGCGGGAGATGCTTTACGTGAAAAAGAACGCTCTAACAAGCGCTAA